TTAAGCTCTCTCTCCACGAATACGACGAGCGAGTTGGATGTCTTTAGGCATGATGGTGACACGCTTGGCGTGGATGGCGCAAAGGTTGGTGTCTTCGAACAGACCAACAAGGTAGGCTTCGCTGGCTTCCTGAAGAGCCATCACAGCGGAGCTTTGGAAACGCAGATCGGTCTTGAAGTCCTGAGCAATTTCACGAACCAGACGCTGGAACGGCAGCTTTCGGATAAGAAGCTCGGTACTCTTCTGGTATCTCCTGATTTCACGAAGAGCTACCGTTCCAGGTCGGTAGCGATGGGGCTTCTTTACTCCACCAGTGGCTGGGGCACTCTTACGAGCGGCCTTTGTTGCCAACTGCTTACGTGGAGCCTTTCCACCAGTTGATTTACGAGCGGTCTGCTTGGTACGCGCCATTATGTCTTCGAAGGTTGCAAAAACACAAAGAACTGAAGTACGTCCAGATACGTGACTCAACAACGAATGCGTAAGTGCCGCTTGGGAGTCGTAGTTTTATGCGCTCCGGTCTACCGCAGCGCGACGCTGATTGGCTGAGTGCGTAGTGGTGGGGAGACCGGCCATGAAGgcataaaatgaaacgagTAGAGCCGAATAGCAGAGTTCCCTTGTGGACGTTGAAGAGATCACATCTTATTCGATCATCATGACTGGCCGTGGAAAGGGAGGAAAGGGTTTGGGAAAGGGAGGAGCAAAGCGTCATAGAAAGGTTTTGCGTGATAACATCCAAGGTATCACTAAACCAGCCATTCGTCGTCTGGCTCGTCGTGGCGGTGTGAAACGTATTTCTGGTTTGATCTATGAAGAAACTCGCGGTGTTTTGAAGGTTTTCCTTGAAAACGTTATTCGCGACGCCGTTACCTATACCGAGCACGCTAAAAGGAAGACTGTGACTGCAATGGACGTCGTGTACGCTCTGAAGCGTCAAGGAAGAACCCTCTACGGTTTCGGtggttaatttttctatttcgacCATCATACTCATCAAAACggcccttttcagggccaccaaatatttaacaatgaaaACGCTCCATTTCGAcagttattcaatttttaatatactattcaATCCTGATATACTATTCAATCCTCttagatatatatttcatgaatttcaggctgtatgaaaattatagaatgaaTTTAGCTTTCCGatagattaattatttggTTTTAGAATTGAATTGTTAGTTGTAGGTTTATCATcagcatttttttatataatttagcaTATTACATGTATCTCAGATTTTTCCCAATTTCAAATCTGAGTAGTTGCGTCAACGGTTGGTATGAAAGTATTTTAGTGTCGGTCGCATTTGCATTgtttctgtattattattgatatagaAACGCATATATACGTTTCTAAATTCTGAAACTGTTCTTGTAAGCCTAGATCTTAGTGGCATTTCGCTGtcg
The sequence above is a segment of the Augochlora pura isolate Apur16 unplaced genomic scaffold, APUR_v2.2.1 APUR_unplaced_2923, whole genome shotgun sequence genome. Coding sequences within it:
- the LOC144477682 gene encoding histone H3, whose protein sequence is MARTKQTARKSTGGKAPRKQLATKAARKSAPATGGVKKPHRYRPGTVALREIRRYQKSTELLIRKLPFQRLVREIAQDFKTDLRFQSSAVMALQEASEAYLVGLFEDTNLCAIHAKRVTIMPKDIQLARRIRGERA
- the LOC144477684 gene encoding histone H4: MTGRGKGGKGLGKGGAKRHRKVLRDNIQGITKPAIRRLARRGGVKRISGLIYEETRGVLKVFLENVIRDAVTYTEHAKRKTVTAMDVVYALKRQGRTLYGFGG